In Alphaproteobacteria bacterium US3C007, one genomic interval encodes:
- a CDS encoding TRAP transporter large permease, producing MLFTGMQEQIVELGWDFYLPVMLFVCLIALAVPVWAAIGSAAILMLVLSGDLPLNLIGESLFTGIDAFALTAVPLFILTGDVLVRTGLSRKFLDVADALTQFAKGGFGSATVLVCGMFAAISGSDAAGAAAVGRMTIARLVESGYPRPYACALVAAGACTGILIPPSIAYIIIGLVLGISASTLFLAALIPGLAILFSILTTNLVVNRIYGYEGGGNLSARAYFLNLGRSLGSGWYAFIVPGIIFYGIFSGRLTPTEAGATAVVVTITMGFILRSLTLADFPAMLIGSAKVNGVILPIIAFSAPLAEALAIMGVPQGFVYSVTSLTENPALLILLMIAILVAAGCVMETTPNIVILAPILKPLADDIGMNEIQFCIMMITALGVGFITPPLGLNLFVVSGITGESILRIASRAVPFVFFMLLVVLLIAYVPAISTTLLPDIYK from the coding sequence ATGCTGTTTACCGGAATGCAAGAACAGATTGTGGAATTGGGTTGGGATTTTTATCTGCCCGTGATGCTATTTGTATGTTTGATTGCTTTGGCAGTTCCCGTCTGGGCCGCCATTGGTTCTGCGGCAATCTTAATGCTGGTTTTGTCAGGAGATTTACCGCTTAATCTGATTGGCGAAAGCCTCTTTACGGGCATTGATGCATTCGCTTTGACGGCCGTGCCTTTGTTCATTCTGACGGGGGATGTGCTGGTGCGCACCGGGCTGAGCCGGAAATTCTTAGATGTTGCCGACGCCTTGACGCAATTTGCAAAAGGTGGATTCGGCTCAGCCACAGTGCTGGTATGCGGTATGTTTGCGGCCATTTCTGGCTCAGACGCTGCAGGCGCCGCTGCCGTAGGCCGAATGACGATCGCGCGATTGGTTGAAAGCGGTTATCCACGCCCTTATGCCTGCGCGCTGGTCGCTGCCGGGGCTTGTACGGGGATTTTGATCCCTCCGTCCATCGCCTATATCATTATCGGGCTTGTTCTGGGGATATCCGCCTCCACCTTATTTCTTGCGGCTTTAATACCGGGTTTGGCTATCCTCTTTTCTATCTTGACCACCAATCTGGTGGTGAACCGCATCTACGGATATGAAGGCGGAGGAAATCTGTCGGCCCGAGCCTATTTTTTAAATTTGGGAAGATCCTTGGGATCGGGTTGGTACGCGTTTATCGTGCCCGGTATCATTTTTTACGGTATTTTTTCAGGGCGTCTTACACCCACCGAAGCTGGAGCCACCGCGGTTGTGGTAACCATCACAATGGGCTTCATACTGCGCAGCTTAACGCTTGCCGATTTTCCAGCGATGTTGATCGGATCAGCAAAGGTGAATGGGGTGATCTTACCCATTATTGCGTTCTCGGCACCCTTGGCCGAAGCGCTGGCAATCATGGGTGTTCCGCAAGGGTTTGTGTATTCTGTCACCTCACTTACCGAAAATCCTGCTTTGCTCATCTTATTGATGATCGCAATATTGGTGGCGGCGGGCTGCGTCATGGAAACCACGCCCAACATCGTGATCCTTGCGCCTATTTTGAAACCCTTGGCCGATGATATAGGAATGAATGAGATCCAGTTCTGCATCATGATGATCACAGCGCTTGGGGTTGGCTTCATCACGCCGCCACTAGGGCTGAACCTATTCGTTGTTTCCGGAATTACCGGCGAATCAATTCTCAGAATTGCAAGCCGCGCGGTGCCGTTTGTATTTTTCATGCTGCTGGTTGTGTTACTAATCGCTTATGTGCCCGCGATCTCTACAACGCTGCTTCCAGATATTTATAAGTAG
- a CDS encoding 2Fe-2S iron-sulfur cluster-binding protein — translation MQQTNINTLEVTVQRGTHDAPQDEIFQVPAYENQTILDVVSWIQHYADPSLTYRFACRVGMCGSCAMMVNGEPRWACRTHVNKVLDKNKMHIAPLRNLPVIKDLAVDMDPFFDKWTQAEGKHHPTQTRNDPIAPVQPETAARVEANAGIECINCSICYAACDTVAGNPDYLGPAALQRAWTVFNDAKNESKQVILDAVSGASGCHNCHSMGSCTHYCPNDLDPMSAISGLKRETAKAFFKGRTNA, via the coding sequence TTGCAACAGACAAATATAAATACTCTTGAAGTCACGGTTCAGCGCGGCACCCATGACGCCCCGCAGGATGAAATATTTCAAGTCCCCGCCTATGAAAATCAAACAATCCTGGATGTTGTTTCATGGATCCAACATTATGCGGATCCAAGTTTGACCTATCGCTTTGCCTGCCGCGTGGGCATGTGTGGCAGCTGCGCCATGATGGTGAATGGAGAGCCACGATGGGCGTGTCGAACGCATGTAAACAAAGTGCTTGATAAAAATAAAATGCATATTGCTCCGCTTCGAAACCTGCCCGTGATTAAAGATCTTGCGGTTGATATGGATCCGTTTTTTGATAAATGGACACAGGCCGAAGGCAAGCATCATCCAACACAAACCCGAAACGATCCCATTGCGCCTGTGCAGCCTGAAACGGCCGCGCGTGTCGAGGCGAATGCGGGCATCGAATGTATAAATTGTTCAATTTGTTATGCCGCCTGCGATACGGTGGCTGGAAATCCTGATTATCTGGGACCGGCCGCCTTGCAGCGGGCATGGACCGTGTTCAATGACGCTAAGAATGAAAGCAAACAGGTGATTTTAGACGCGGTCTCTGGCGCATCGGGCTGTCACAACTGCCATTCGATGGGAAGTTGCACGCATTATTGCCCAAATGACCTTGATCCAATGTCTGCAATCAGTGGTTTAAAGCGCGAAACCGCCAAGGCTTTTTTCAAAGGACGCACAAATGCTTGA
- a CDS encoding succinate dehydrogenase → MLDLKLYMAQRISAMIMGPLVLGHLAVMIYAIQGGLSSAEILSRTQGSIFWFVFYGTFVIAVSVHAAIGMRVIMHEWLGLKGVTLPLFTWSLCLILLFMGARAVTAVTLL, encoded by the coding sequence ATGCTTGATCTAAAGCTCTACATGGCGCAGCGGATCAGCGCGATGATCATGGGCCCTTTGGTTTTGGGGCATCTGGCCGTGATGATTTACGCCATTCAAGGGGGTCTGAGCAGCGCAGAAATCTTATCGCGGACGCAAGGCTCAATATTCTGGTTTGTCTTTTATGGAACATTTGTGATTGCCGTCTCTGTTCACGCTGCCATTGGAATGCGCGTTATTATGCATGAGTGGTTAGGGCTAAAAGGCGTTACTTTACCGCTGTTCACATGGTCGCTTTGTTTGATTTTGTTATTTATGGGGGCGCGCGCTGTAACGGCCGTGACATTGCTATGA
- the sdhC gene encoding succinate dehydrogenase, cytochrome b556 subunit yields MKAPARAHPLWLAFMLHRLSGLALALFLPAHFWLLSLALTQPQRLDSFLQFAENPIVKIAEFGLVLLLSVHIFGGLRLLALEFMPWSHSQKTLAAGAVGLSLFISTIFLLQAV; encoded by the coding sequence ATGAAGGCGCCTGCGCGGGCGCATCCGCTCTGGCTGGCCTTCATGCTGCATAGGCTTTCTGGTTTGGCACTGGCCTTGTTTTTACCGGCGCATTTCTGGCTATTATCGCTGGCACTCACGCAGCCGCAGCGGTTGGATTCATTTTTGCAGTTTGCAGAAAATCCAATCGTAAAAATTGCTGAATTTGGTCTGGTGTTGCTTTTATCAGTGCACATATTTGGCGGCTTGCGCCTTTTAGCACTCGAATTTATGCCTTGGAGCCACAGCCAGAAAACGCTTGCCGCCGGCGCGGTGGGCCTGTCGCTATTCATTTCCACCATATTTTTATTGCAGGCAGTATAA